A single Pantoea rwandensis DNA region contains:
- the punR gene encoding DNA-binding transcriptional activator PunR, translating to MWSEYALEVVDAVARNGSFSAAAQELHRVPSAVSYTVRQLETWLAVPLFERQHREVVLTPAGEHFVREGRSVIKKMLATRRQCQQLANGWRGQLSIAVDCIVKPQRTRQMVKDFYRHFPDMELIISYEVFNGVWDALADGRVDVAIGATQAIPVGGRFAFQDMGALNWRCVVSPDHPLAAHAELNEEALRAWPSLVLEDTSRALPRRMTWTLDNQRRLVVPEWETGMDCLQAGLCVGMVPGHLARPLLDNGALVELSLPQPFPESPCCVSWSEQRASPALEWLLAYLGDAETLNHEWLSENQH from the coding sequence ATGTGGTCTGAATATGCGCTGGAAGTGGTGGACGCTGTCGCGCGCAATGGCAGTTTTAGTGCTGCGGCCCAGGAGTTGCATCGCGTGCCCTCTGCCGTCAGCTACACGGTGCGTCAGCTGGAAACCTGGTTGGCCGTGCCGTTGTTTGAGCGTCAGCACCGTGAGGTGGTTTTAACCCCTGCAGGCGAGCATTTTGTGCGGGAAGGGCGATCTGTTATCAAAAAAATGCTGGCAACCCGCAGGCAGTGCCAGCAACTGGCGAATGGCTGGCGCGGACAACTCAGTATTGCCGTGGATTGCATTGTAAAACCACAGCGTACCCGGCAAATGGTAAAGGACTTTTACCGTCATTTCCCTGATATGGAATTGATTATCAGCTACGAGGTATTTAACGGTGTATGGGATGCCTTAGCGGACGGGCGGGTCGATGTGGCGATTGGCGCCACTCAGGCGATCCCTGTAGGCGGACGTTTTGCGTTTCAGGACATGGGTGCCCTTAACTGGCGTTGTGTGGTCAGTCCCGACCATCCTCTGGCCGCGCATGCTGAACTCAATGAAGAAGCGCTGCGTGCCTGGCCATCGCTGGTATTGGAAGATACCTCTCGCGCATTACCACGACGCATGACCTGGACATTGGATAATCAGCGGCGTTTAGTGGTGCCAGAGTGGGAAACGGGAATGGACTGTTTGCAGGCGGGATTGTGCGTGGGCATGGTGCCAGGCCACCTCGCGCGACCTTTACTCGACAATGGCGCGCTGGTGGAGTTATCACTGCCGCAGCCGTTTCCGGAAAGCCCCTGCTGCGTCAGCTGGTCAGAACAGCGTGCGTCACCCGCGCTGGAGTGGTTACTCGCCTATCTCGGCGATGCTGAAACGCTGAACCACGAATGGCTCAGCGAAAATCAGCATTAA
- the rnt gene encoding ribonuclease T — protein MSESNALNALHQRFRGFYPVVIDVETAGFNAQTDALLEIAATTLKMDEDGWLHRDETLHFHVEPFEGAILNPAALAFTGIDPSNPLRGAVSEYEALHAIFKMVRKGTKDHSCNRAIIVAHNATFDLNFVMAAAERASLKRNPFHPFATFDTAALSGLVLGQTVLAKACKAAGMEFDSTQAHSALYDTEQTATLFCELVNRWKRLGGWPLAFSEEQTEDDGSA, from the coding sequence ATGTCTGAATCGAACGCCTTAAACGCTCTTCATCAACGCTTCCGTGGTTTTTATCCTGTGGTTATTGACGTCGAAACTGCCGGCTTTAACGCGCAAACCGATGCGCTGCTGGAAATTGCAGCGACCACGCTTAAAATGGATGAGGACGGTTGGTTACACCGTGATGAAACCCTGCACTTTCACGTTGAGCCGTTCGAAGGCGCGATCCTCAATCCTGCGGCGCTGGCGTTTACGGGCATCGATCCCTCCAACCCTTTACGTGGTGCGGTAAGCGAGTACGAGGCGCTGCATGCCATTTTCAAGATGGTACGTAAAGGCACCAAAGATCATAGCTGCAATCGCGCGATTATCGTGGCGCACAATGCCACCTTCGATTTGAATTTTGTGATGGCAGCGGCCGAACGCGCCAGCCTGAAGCGAAATCCCTTCCACCCTTTTGCGACCTTTGATACTGCAGCACTGAGCGGTTTAGTATTGGGACAAACCGTGCTGGCGAAAGCCTGTAAAGCCGCAGGAATGGAGTTTGACAGCACACAGGCGCACTCGGCGCTCTACGACACTGAACAAACAGCCACGCTGTTCTGTGAGCTGGTCAATCGCTGGAAACGTTTGGGAGGTTGGCCGCTGGCTTTCAGTGAAGAACAGACGGAGGACGACGGCTCTGCCTGA
- the cfa gene encoding cyclopropane fatty acyl phospholipid synthase gives MSSSCIEEVSLEENHWFRIVNELLERADVAVNGTRPWDIQVKHPDFFKRVLQEGSLGLGESYMDGWWECEQLDVFFHRVLQHHLDKQLPRHFKDTLRIAAARLTNLQSKKRAWIVGKEHYDLGNDLFSLMLDPFMQYSCGYWKDAETLEQAQSAKLDMICRKLQLEPGMTLLDIGCGWGGLAEFAARNYGVKVHGVTISAEQQKLAQQRCEGLDVTILLQDYRDLNLQFDRIVSVGMFEHVGPKNYATYFDVADRNLKPDGIFLLHTIGAITTDMNVDPWIDKYIFPNGCLPSVRQIADASEKHFIMEDWHNFGADYDTTLMAWHERFLASWPQLEEKYGDRFKRMFSYYLNACAGAFRARDIQLWQVVFSRGKEGGLRVGR, from the coding sequence ATGAGTTCATCGTGTATAGAAGAAGTGAGCCTTGAAGAAAACCACTGGTTTCGCATCGTCAACGAATTACTGGAACGGGCTGATGTTGCAGTCAATGGCACACGCCCCTGGGATATTCAGGTCAAGCATCCGGATTTTTTCAAACGTGTTTTGCAGGAAGGATCGCTAGGTCTGGGCGAAAGTTATATGGATGGCTGGTGGGAATGCGAACAATTAGATGTCTTTTTCCATCGCGTTCTGCAACACCATCTGGATAAACAACTCCCGCGTCATTTTAAAGATACCTTGCGTATTGCGGCCGCGCGTTTAACCAATTTACAGTCGAAAAAACGTGCCTGGATTGTCGGGAAAGAGCATTACGACCTCGGTAACGATCTTTTTTCACTGATGCTCGATCCCTTTATGCAGTATTCCTGCGGTTACTGGAAAGACGCAGAGACACTGGAACAGGCTCAGTCTGCCAAGCTGGATATGATCTGCCGTAAATTGCAGCTTGAACCTGGCATGACGCTGCTGGATATCGGTTGCGGCTGGGGCGGATTGGCGGAATTTGCCGCACGCAATTACGGTGTTAAAGTGCATGGTGTGACCATTTCCGCAGAACAGCAGAAGTTGGCACAGCAACGCTGCGAAGGGTTGGACGTCACCATCTTGCTGCAGGATTACCGCGATTTGAATTTGCAGTTCGATCGCATTGTATCAGTCGGTATGTTCGAACACGTGGGGCCGAAAAACTATGCCACTTATTTTGATGTTGCCGATCGCAATCTCAAACCAGACGGCATATTTTTACTGCATACCATTGGTGCCATCACCACCGACATGAATGTTGATCCCTGGATTGATAAATACATCTTCCCCAATGGATGTTTACCCTCTGTGCGCCAGATTGCGGATGCCAGCGAAAAACATTTTATTATGGAAGACTGGCATAATTTTGGTGCGGATTATGACACCACATTAATGGCATGGCATGAACGGTTCCTGGCGTCCTGGCCGCAGCTTGAAGAAAAATACGGCGATCGCTTCAAACGGATGTTCAGTTATTACCTCAATGCTTGCGCCGGCGCTTTCCGTGCGCGTGACATCCAATTGTGGCAGGTGGTCTTTAGTCGCGGTAAAGAAGGGGGTTTACGCGTTGGGCGTTGA
- the punC gene encoding purine nucleoside transporter PunC, whose translation MLSSKGFIPYLAVLSMLGFLATDMYLPAFGDMQRDFATAPGTISASLSLFLGGFACAQVFWGPLSDRFGRKPILLAGLTIFALGCLGMLWVTDVNMMLALRFVQAVGVCAAAVSWQALVVDRYPKAQANKVFATIMPLVALSPALAPLLGAWLMGHFHWRSIFIALTIITVLLIIGTLPLAAPKKTKADHTPQPGWLNLFTTRVYSGNVLIYSACSASFFAWLTGSPFILASAGLTPADIGLSYIPQTIAFLIGGFGCRAMLSRYQGSQLLPWLLVLYSLSILSLFVVAMMPAPSLIALLLPFCGMALANGAIYPIVVATALAPFPHATGKAAGLQNLLQLGLCFIASLLVSAGLQQALYNTTLVMVATVVLAWAGFIWQRSLNAQSDIAHTSCPCEDNH comes from the coding sequence ATGTTGTCGTCAAAAGGATTTATTCCCTACCTTGCTGTGCTCAGTATGCTCGGCTTCCTCGCTACGGATATGTATCTGCCCGCCTTTGGGGACATGCAACGCGACTTCGCCACCGCACCGGGCACCATCAGCGCCAGCCTCAGTCTGTTTCTCGGTGGATTTGCCTGCGCGCAGGTATTCTGGGGACCGCTGTCAGATCGTTTTGGACGTAAACCGATTTTACTGGCAGGTTTGACGATTTTTGCCCTGGGTTGCCTGGGGATGTTATGGGTGACGGACGTCAACATGATGCTGGCACTGCGCTTTGTGCAGGCAGTTGGTGTGTGCGCCGCTGCCGTCAGTTGGCAGGCACTGGTGGTCGATCGCTATCCTAAAGCCCAGGCTAACAAAGTGTTCGCCACCATTATGCCGCTGGTTGCCCTTTCCCCCGCGCTGGCCCCTTTACTGGGAGCGTGGCTGATGGGCCATTTCCACTGGCGCAGCATCTTTATCGCGCTGACGATCATCACCGTGCTGCTGATCATCGGAACCTTGCCACTTGCCGCGCCTAAAAAAACCAAAGCCGATCATACCCCGCAACCCGGCTGGCTGAATCTGTTCACCACGCGTGTTTACAGCGGCAACGTGCTGATTTACTCGGCGTGTTCTGCCAGTTTCTTTGCCTGGTTAACCGGTTCGCCCTTCATCCTGGCGTCAGCGGGTTTAACCCCCGCCGATATTGGTCTGAGCTATATTCCGCAGACCATTGCGTTTCTGATTGGTGGCTTTGGTTGCCGTGCGATGCTGAGCCGTTATCAAGGGTCACAACTGCTGCCATGGCTGTTGGTGCTCTACAGCCTGAGCATTTTGAGTCTGTTTGTCGTCGCGATGATGCCCGCGCCCTCTTTGATTGCACTGCTGCTGCCCTTCTGCGGCATGGCACTGGCGAATGGCGCCATCTATCCGATTGTGGTGGCCACTGCATTAGCGCCCTTCCCACATGCCACAGGTAAGGCGGCAGGCCTCCAAAACCTGCTGCAACTGGGCTTATGCTTTATTGCCAGCCTGCTGGTCTCGGCCGGATTACAACAAGCGCTTTACAACACCACACTGGTGATGGTCGCCACGGTAGTTCTGGCATGGGCCGGTTTCATCTGGCAACGCAGCCTAAACGCACAAAGTGATATTGCTCACACCTCCTGTCCCTGCGAAGATAATCACTGA
- the gloA gene encoding lactoylglutathione lyase: protein MRLLHTMLRVGDLQRSIDFYTRVLGMRVLRQSENTEYKYTLAFVGYTEESEGAVIELTYNWGVDKYDLGNAYGHIALGVDNVAETCERIRSVGGNVTREAGPVKGGTTIIAFVEDPDGYKIELIENKHAGHGLGH, encoded by the coding sequence ATGCGTTTACTTCACACCATGTTACGCGTTGGCGATCTGCAACGTTCTATCGATTTTTATACTCGTGTGCTGGGCATGCGCGTACTGCGTCAAAGCGAAAACACCGAATACAAATACACCCTGGCTTTCGTGGGTTACACCGAAGAGAGTGAAGGCGCGGTGATCGAATTGACCTACAACTGGGGCGTTGATAAGTATGACCTCGGCAATGCTTATGGCCATATTGCGCTGGGCGTCGATAACGTTGCAGAGACCTGTGAACGTATCCGCAGTGTCGGTGGCAACGTAACGCGTGAAGCCGGTCCGGTTAAAGGCGGCACCACCATCATTGCTTTTGTTGAAGATCCCGATGGTTACAAAATCGAGCTGATCGAAAACAAACACGCTGGTCACGGCCTCGGTCATTGA
- a CDS encoding alkene reductase gives MASKQLFSPLKVGAITVPNRVFMAPLTRLRSIEPGDIPTPLMAEYYQQRASAGLIITEATQISFQAKGYAGAPGLHTQQQIAAWKVINESIHAAKGHSAVQLWHTGRISHNSVQPEGKAPVAPSAIAAGTRTSLRAEDGTVYREDTSLPRELSVAEIQQIVKDFGQAAANAREADFDLLELHSAHGYLMHQFLAPGSNQRTDEYGGSIEKRGRFALEVVDAAIANWSADRIGIRISPIGAFQNLENGADEEAAALWYISELGQRGLAYLHLSEPDWAGGQPYSDAFRAKVRALFPGVIIGAGAYTVEKADDLIARGLIDAVAFGRDFIANPDLVERLQQDAPLNPQRPESFYGGGAEGYTDYPTL, from the coding sequence ATGGCGAGTAAACAGCTGTTCTCCCCACTTAAAGTGGGCGCGATTACCGTACCTAACCGTGTCTTCATGGCACCGCTGACGCGTCTGCGCAGCATCGAGCCTGGCGACATTCCTACTCCGCTGATGGCGGAATATTATCAGCAGCGCGCCAGCGCCGGTCTGATCATTACTGAAGCAACGCAGATCTCTTTCCAGGCGAAAGGTTATGCTGGCGCACCGGGTTTGCATACTCAGCAGCAAATCGCCGCGTGGAAAGTGATCAACGAAAGCATTCACGCCGCGAAGGGGCACAGCGCGGTGCAACTGTGGCACACCGGCCGCATTTCGCACAACAGCGTTCAGCCTGAAGGCAAAGCGCCCGTAGCGCCTTCAGCTATTGCTGCTGGTACTCGTACTTCACTGCGTGCTGAAGATGGCACCGTTTACCGTGAAGACACCTCACTACCACGTGAACTGAGCGTGGCGGAAATTCAGCAGATCGTTAAAGATTTCGGCCAGGCGGCAGCGAACGCGCGTGAAGCTGATTTCGACCTGCTGGAACTGCATTCTGCCCACGGCTACCTGATGCATCAGTTCCTGGCACCGGGTTCTAACCAGCGCACCGATGAATACGGCGGGTCGATCGAAAAGCGTGGTCGTTTTGCGCTGGAAGTGGTGGATGCGGCGATTGCGAACTGGTCTGCCGATCGTATCGGCATCCGTATTTCGCCAATTGGTGCCTTCCAGAATCTGGAAAATGGTGCAGACGAAGAAGCAGCAGCGCTGTGGTACATCTCCGAACTGGGGCAGCGTGGCCTGGCGTATCTGCACCTTTCCGAACCAGACTGGGCCGGTGGCCAGCCTTACAGCGATGCTTTCCGTGCTAAAGTTCGTGCGCTGTTCCCGGGCGTGATCATCGGTGCGGGTGCATACACCGTTGAAAAAGCCGACGATCTGATTGCGCGCGGCTTGATCGATGCTGTGGCCTTTGGTCGCGACTTTATTGCTAACCCGGATCTGGTTGAGCGTCTGCAGCAAGACGCACCGCTGAATCCACAGCGCCCGGAAAGCTTCTACGGCGGCGGCGCTGAGGGCTATACGGATTACCCAACCCTGTAA
- the eptA gene encoding phosphoethanolamine transferase EptA, whose product MKFPNKLQCHTSSFNLIAALFFTFVLNALFLLRAWEIIPYDRLHDYLFAASIPVVLASAFYLIFSLLAWPYARKPLLILLVLVSAAANYFMHSFGTVIDTNMIENVFESDAQEAGALISSSYVVWMILMGLVPVAAICMVRIKTGQRWWWSLLQRLAGALGAILLILLMAVLFYKDYASLIRNNKGLVKMITPANIVSGTGHYVDQRYLQGSQALVKIGQDAKKGPLIAAEPKKTLVVLVVGETGRAENFSLGGYARETNPELKKQQVIYYPDASSCGTETAISVPCMFSNMPREHYDANLAHHQEGVLDILAHAGVSVLWRENDGGCKGACDRVPHTDMTKWNLSQYCHDGFCLDDVLLHRFDHYVDSLHNDGIIVLHQMGSHGPAYYQRYPAEFRRFTPTCDSNQIQDCDHQALVNTYDNSLLYTDDMVSRTIDKLKALSDRFNVALVYLSDHGESLGEHGMYLHGAPYLFAPSQQTHIPLLMWMSPGYASAFHINESCLRQQAASEKVSQDNLFHTVLGMFNIQTQEYQPQLDMIRSCQNAG is encoded by the coding sequence ATGAAATTCCCGAACAAGTTACAGTGCCACACCAGCAGTTTTAATCTGATTGCCGCCCTGTTTTTTACCTTCGTGCTCAACGCCCTGTTTCTGCTACGCGCATGGGAAATTATCCCTTACGATCGCCTGCACGATTATCTGTTTGCGGCCAGCATTCCGGTGGTTTTGGCCTCGGCTTTCTATCTGATTTTCTCACTGCTGGCATGGCCCTATGCGCGCAAGCCGCTGCTGATTCTATTGGTGCTGGTCAGCGCCGCCGCTAACTACTTTATGCACAGTTTCGGCACGGTGATCGACACCAACATGATTGAAAACGTGTTTGAATCGGATGCTCAGGAGGCCGGTGCGCTGATCAGCAGCAGCTACGTGGTGTGGATGATTTTGATGGGGTTGGTGCCCGTCGCCGCCATCTGCATGGTGCGGATTAAAACCGGACAACGCTGGTGGTGGAGCCTGCTGCAACGTTTGGCCGGGGCGTTGGGCGCCATTCTGCTGATTCTGCTGATGGCGGTGCTGTTCTACAAAGATTACGCCTCGCTCATTCGTAACAATAAAGGGCTGGTGAAGATGATCACCCCAGCCAATATCGTCAGCGGCACCGGTCATTACGTCGATCAGCGTTATCTGCAAGGCAGCCAGGCGCTGGTCAAAATTGGCCAGGATGCCAAAAAAGGCCCGCTGATCGCGGCTGAACCGAAGAAAACGCTGGTGGTATTGGTGGTAGGCGAAACCGGACGTGCTGAGAACTTTTCTCTTGGCGGCTATGCACGTGAAACCAACCCTGAGCTGAAAAAGCAGCAGGTTATCTACTATCCCGATGCCAGTTCGTGTGGCACGGAAACGGCCATCTCCGTACCCTGCATGTTCTCTAATATGCCGCGTGAACATTATGATGCCAATCTGGCCCATCATCAGGAAGGCGTACTCGATATTCTGGCACATGCCGGGGTGAGCGTGCTGTGGCGTGAAAACGATGGCGGTTGTAAAGGTGCCTGCGATCGCGTGCCGCACACGGATATGACGAAGTGGAATTTGTCGCAATATTGTCACGATGGTTTCTGTCTGGATGATGTTCTGCTGCATCGTTTTGATCACTACGTGGACAGCCTGCACAATGACGGAATCATCGTTTTGCATCAAATGGGCAGCCATGGCCCGGCCTATTATCAGCGCTATCCGGCAGAATTTCGTCGCTTCACGCCTACCTGCGATAGCAACCAGATTCAGGATTGCGATCATCAGGCGCTGGTAAACACCTATGACAACTCTTTGCTGTATACCGACGATATGGTGAGCCGCACCATTGATAAACTCAAAGCATTAAGCGATCGCTTTAACGTCGCATTGGTGTATCTCTCGGATCACGGTGAATCATTGGGTGAACATGGTATGTATCTTCACGGTGCGCCCTATCTGTTTGCCCCTTCACAGCAGACGCACATCCCACTGCTGATGTGGATGTCACCCGGCTATGCGTCGGCGTTCCACATTAATGAGTCCTGTTTACGCCAGCAGGCTGCGAGTGAGAAAGTGTCGCAAGACAATCTTTTCCATACGGTTTTGGGCATGTTCAACATCCAGACACAAGAGTACCAACCGCAACTGGACATGATCAGATCGTGCCAAAATGCCGGATAA
- a CDS encoding YnhF family membrane protein, which produces MSTDLKLALMTTVGALLMIIAFSFTAILH; this is translated from the coding sequence ATGAGTACAGATTTAAAGCTGGCGCTAATGACCACGGTTGGCGCACTGTTGATGATTATTGCGTTTAGCTTCACTGCCATTCTTCATTGA
- a CDS encoding Grx4 family monothiol glutaredoxin, translated as MMSTVEKIQRQIAENPILLYMKGSPKLPSCGFSAQAVQALSACGERFAYVDILQNPDIRAEMPKFANWPTFPQLWVDGELVGGCDIIVEMFQRGELQPLVKETAEKYKEAE; from the coding sequence ATAATGAGTACTGTTGAAAAAATTCAGCGCCAGATCGCAGAAAACCCGATTCTGTTATACATGAAAGGTTCTCCGAAACTGCCAAGCTGCGGTTTCTCTGCACAGGCTGTGCAGGCGCTTTCTGCCTGTGGTGAGCGCTTCGCGTATGTTGATATCCTGCAGAACCCGGATATCCGCGCTGAAATGCCGAAATTCGCTAACTGGCCAACCTTCCCGCAGCTGTGGGTCGATGGTGAGCTGGTGGGCGGTTGCGACATCATCGTTGAGATGTTCCAGCGTGGCGAATTGCAGCCGCTGGTAAAAGAAACCGCTGAGAAATATAAAGAAGCGGAATAA
- a CDS encoding riboflavin synthase, with product MFTGIVQGTAEIIAVEEKELFRTHIVRLPEELLPGLALGASVAHNGCCLTVTAIEGDRVSFDLIKETLRITNLGELAVGDVVNIERAAKFSDEIGGHLMSGHIMTTAEICKIIQSENNREVWFKLQDASQIKYILHKGFVGIDGISLTVGDVTKSKFCVHLIPETLERTTLGAKKLGHKVNIEIDPHTQAIVETVERVLAQREAAAIALAQAADAE from the coding sequence ATGTTTACTGGAATTGTGCAGGGCACGGCCGAAATTATCGCCGTGGAAGAAAAAGAGTTGTTTCGTACCCATATCGTTCGTCTGCCGGAAGAGCTCTTACCGGGATTAGCGTTGGGGGCATCGGTGGCGCACAACGGTTGCTGCCTGACGGTGACGGCGATTGAGGGCGATCGCGTGAGCTTCGACCTGATCAAAGAAACCCTGCGCATTACCAACCTGGGAGAATTAGCGGTTGGCGATGTAGTGAATATTGAGCGCGCGGCGAAGTTCAGTGATGAAATTGGCGGACATTTAATGTCTGGCCATATTATGACCACTGCAGAAATCTGCAAAATCATTCAGTCAGAAAATAACCGTGAAGTGTGGTTTAAATTGCAGGATGCTTCTCAGATCAAATATATCCTGCATAAAGGTTTCGTCGGTATCGATGGCATCAGCCTGACCGTGGGTGACGTCACCAAGAGTAAATTCTGCGTGCATCTGATTCCAGAAACCCTGGAGCGCACCACGCTGGGTGCGAAAAAACTGGGACATAAGGTGAATATTGAGATCGATCCCCATACTCAGGCGATTGTCGAGACGGTGGAACGCGTGCTGGCTCAGCGCGAAGCTGCGGCCATTGCGCTGGCGCAAGCCGCAGACGCAGAGTAA
- a CDS encoding TetR/AcrR family transcriptional regulator, with the protein MNKTVQRNETREHLLATGEQVCLQRGFTGMGLSEMLALAEVPKGSFYHYFRSKEAFGVALLERYFVHYLQQIEQQLSQPGLSARERLLAHFRYGATLFIEQGHIVGCLGVKLSAEVCDLSEPMRDALQHGASATIAIYARCLSEVAAEQALPYGQTPEQLAQRCYLLWLGASLQSKISREPGPISLALETIEQWLNGH; encoded by the coding sequence ATGAACAAGACTGTGCAACGCAACGAAACCCGTGAACATCTGCTCGCTACTGGCGAGCAGGTTTGTCTGCAACGCGGTTTTACCGGAATGGGGCTCAGCGAAATGCTGGCGCTGGCGGAAGTGCCGAAAGGCTCGTTTTACCACTACTTCCGCTCCAAAGAAGCTTTTGGCGTCGCGTTGCTGGAGCGCTATTTCGTTCACTATCTGCAACAGATTGAACAGCAGTTAAGTCAGCCGGGGTTATCGGCACGGGAACGTTTGCTGGCGCACTTCCGCTATGGCGCAACGCTGTTTATCGAGCAGGGTCATATAGTAGGCTGCCTCGGCGTCAAGTTATCCGCGGAAGTGTGTGATTTGTCAGAGCCGATGCGCGATGCGTTACAACACGGTGCCAGCGCGACTATCGCAATTTACGCCCGCTGTCTGAGTGAGGTCGCTGCTGAACAGGCGCTACCATATGGACAAACGCCTGAGCAACTGGCCCAGCGCTGTTATTTGTTATGGCTGGGTGCCAGTTTACAAAGCAAAATTTCACGAGAGCCAGGGCCGATAAGCCTGGCACTTGAAACCATTGAACAGTGGCTGAATGGCCACTGA
- a CDS encoding C40 family peptidase: protein MRLLITLFILAFAQLFFNVASASQHAPINASLHNAEKKSAREDERRKRRPVKTTAKKSRLTTVQKLKLKKQSKTETALNKSSRKKSLLKSPLKKYGHQRLAKKSPDMDDDVQGLTGIKMSKSHRLRYQKARETAMTKLMGQLGKPYQWGGTSPHTGFDCSGLVWYAYKDLVKYKFPRTANEMYHLHDAAPIKREMLEKGDLVFFRINNRGTADHVGVYLGNGKFIQSPRTGKDIQISALGEDYWQKHYVGARRMMTPKTIR from the coding sequence ATGCGTTTACTGATTACGCTTTTCATACTGGCTTTTGCCCAACTGTTCTTTAACGTGGCTTCTGCTTCCCAGCATGCCCCGATTAATGCCAGTTTGCATAACGCCGAGAAAAAAAGTGCGCGCGAAGATGAGCGCCGCAAGCGACGCCCGGTTAAAACAACGGCTAAAAAGTCTCGCCTGACTACCGTGCAGAAGCTCAAGCTGAAAAAGCAGAGTAAAACCGAAACCGCCTTAAACAAATCCAGCCGCAAAAAATCCCTGCTGAAGTCGCCATTGAAAAAGTATGGCCATCAACGTCTCGCGAAAAAGTCCCCTGATATGGACGATGACGTTCAGGGACTCACCGGTATCAAGATGAGTAAATCCCACCGCCTGCGCTACCAAAAGGCACGCGAAACCGCGATGACGAAGTTGATGGGACAACTGGGCAAGCCTTACCAGTGGGGGGGCACCTCACCTCATACCGGTTTCGATTGCAGTGGTTTGGTGTGGTACGCGTATAAGGATTTGGTGAAATACAAATTCCCGCGCACGGCGAATGAGATGTATCACCTGCACGATGCCGCACCTATTAAGCGTGAGATGCTGGAGAAAGGGGATTTGGTATTCTTCCGCATCAATAATCGCGGGACTGCCGACCATGTGGGCGTTTACCTCGGCAACGGTAAATTCATCCAGTCTCCACGCACCGGTAAAGACATTCAAATTAGTGCATTAGGCGAAGACTACTGGCAGAAACACTATGTGGGTGCGCGCCGTATGATGACACCAAAAACTATTCGCTAA
- the purR gene encoding HTH-type transcriptional repressor PurR → MATIKDVAKRAGVSTTTVSHVINKTRFVAEETRNAVWEAIKELHYSPSAVARSLKVNHTKTLGLLATSSEAPYFAEIIEAVENHCFERGYTLILGNAHNDLQKQRAYLSMMAQKRVDGLLVMCSEYPDDLLQMLEENRNIPMVVMDWGASRGDFTDTVQDNAFHGGYLAGRYLIERGHRDIGAIPGQMERNTGGGRHAGFLQAMSEAGVTVRPEWVVQGDFEPESGYQAMQQILNQKQRPTAVFCGGDIMAMGAICAADEMGLRVPQDISVIGYDNVRNARYFTPALTTVHQPKAQLGEKALEMLLDRITSKREEPQTIEVQPTLIERRSVADGPFRDYRR, encoded by the coding sequence ATGGCAACAATTAAAGATGTAGCGAAACGCGCCGGTGTATCAACTACCACTGTTTCGCATGTCATCAACAAAACGCGTTTTGTCGCAGAGGAAACGCGTAACGCCGTATGGGAAGCGATCAAAGAGCTGCACTATTCGCCGAGCGCCGTTGCGCGCAGTTTGAAGGTGAATCACACCAAAACGCTGGGACTGTTGGCCACCTCCAGTGAAGCGCCCTATTTTGCCGAAATTATTGAAGCCGTTGAGAACCACTGTTTCGAACGCGGCTATACCTTGATTCTGGGCAATGCGCATAACGATTTACAAAAGCAGCGCGCTTATCTGTCGATGATGGCGCAAAAGCGTGTGGATGGTCTCTTAGTCATGTGCTCCGAGTATCCTGACGATTTACTGCAGATGCTGGAAGAGAACCGCAATATCCCGATGGTGGTCATGGACTGGGGCGCCTCTCGCGGCGACTTCACCGATACCGTGCAGGATAACGCCTTCCACGGCGGTTATCTGGCGGGTCGTTACCTGATTGAGCGCGGTCACCGTGATATTGGTGCCATTCCGGGCCAAATGGAGCGCAACACCGGCGGGGGGCGCCATGCGGGCTTCCTGCAGGCGATGAGCGAAGCCGGTGTGACTGTGCGGCCGGAATGGGTGGTTCAGGGCGACTTCGAGCCAGAATCAGGTTATCAGGCGATGCAGCAGATCCTTAATCAGAAACAGCGTCCGACCGCCGTGTTCTGTGGTGGCGATATCATGGCGATGGGCGCGATTTGTGCCGCCGATGAGATGGGGCTGCGCGTGCCGCAGGATATCTCCGTTATTGGCTATGATAACGTGCGCAACGCGCGCTATTTCACCCCGGCGCTGACCACGGTCCACCAGCCGAAGGCTCAGTTGGGCGAGAAAGCACTGGAAATGTTACTGGATCGTATCACCAGCAAACGCGAAGAGCCGCAAACCATAGAAGTGCAGCCAACATTGATTGAGCGCCGCTCTGTGGCGGACGGTCCATTCCGCGATTACCGCCGTTAA